From a single Lewinella sp. LCG006 genomic region:
- a CDS encoding two-component regulator propeller domain-containing protein codes for MKSLFQYLLPGLLCFITACNGQETTGSKKENSPAPTTKVDAQRGQNEVTDQLFAGFTSQNPTPDPATQIGEYVREVFEDSDGNLWFGTLAYGVARYDRTSLTYFTTQDGLAGNQINGIVEDQAGNLWFSTTTGVSKYDGKSFTNFRTEQGLRDNSTWSILADSKGTIWVGTMGGVSRYDGSTFADFSIPQPKVDNLGYVFSPELVWCMIEDHNGHIWFGRDGLGVAKYDGKTFTHYTRKDGLSNNNILSILEDRQGHLWFGSRHTRVPEEGKPNSFVDSTDAGLTHFDGKTFTTFLDTDGLHGKIIGPIYEDRSGNIWIASMHYGVFRYNGKTFTNFKERDGLTGFTNNCIQSILEDKAGRLWFGFSGGLFRLEGRYFVNVRKEGPWR; via the coding sequence ATGAAGTCCCTTTTCCAATACCTGCTCCCCGGCCTTTTATGTTTCATTACTGCTTGCAATGGGCAGGAAACGACAGGCTCTAAAAAAGAGAATTCCCCAGCTCCTACAACCAAGGTAGATGCTCAAAGGGGACAAAACGAAGTAACTGATCAGCTTTTTGCAGGCTTTACCTCACAAAATCCCACCCCTGATCCTGCTACCCAAATCGGAGAATACGTACGGGAGGTGTTCGAAGACAGCGATGGGAACCTCTGGTTCGGCACCCTGGCCTATGGCGTCGCGCGTTATGACAGAACATCGCTCACTTATTTTACAACCCAAGATGGCTTGGCTGGTAATCAAATCAATGGTATCGTCGAAGACCAGGCAGGCAACCTCTGGTTCAGTACGACCACGGGAGTGTCTAAATACGATGGAAAATCCTTCACCAACTTCAGGACAGAACAAGGGCTCCGCGACAACAGCACCTGGAGCATCCTCGCGGATAGCAAAGGCACTATTTGGGTAGGTACCATGGGCGGCGTTAGTCGGTATGACGGTTCCACTTTTGCTGATTTCTCCATTCCTCAACCCAAGGTAGATAACTTGGGTTACGTGTTTTCACCGGAGCTGGTGTGGTGCATGATCGAAGATCACAATGGGCATATTTGGTTTGGCAGAGATGGCCTTGGCGTCGCCAAATATGACGGAAAGACGTTTACCCATTATACCCGCAAGGACGGGCTCAGCAACAACAATATTCTCAGTATATTAGAGGATCGCCAGGGCCATCTTTGGTTCGGCTCCAGACATACGAGAGTGCCCGAAGAAGGGAAGCCTAACTCCTTTGTGGATTCGACCGATGCGGGATTAACGCACTTCGACGGAAAGACCTTTACTACCTTCCTCGATACCGACGGTCTGCACGGCAAAATAATCGGACCTATTTACGAAGACCGCAGCGGCAATATCTGGATTGCCTCCATGCACTACGGTGTTTTCCGCTACAACGGTAAGACCTTCACCAATTTTAAGGAGCGCGATGGTCTTACGGGGTTTACCAACAACTGCATCCAAAGCATCCTCGAAGACAAAGCGGGCCGGCTGTGGTTTGGTTTCTCCGGCGGCCTCTTCCGGCTGGAGGGGCGCTATTTTGTGAATGTGAGGAAGGAGGGGCCTTGGCGGTAG